In Plantibacter sp. PA-3-X8, one DNA window encodes the following:
- a CDS encoding SIR2 family protein encodes MPADASSPVQFDVVMGKLDEISGDVHSRVSARLQGTVKPNPYHFNLLRVASAHGMTPRIVTTNFDLLFEAAATEVGLDPDVHVAPALPLGDDFSGVVHLHGILNPPPSSRMVLTDRDFGKAYITEGWATQFLTRMFARYTVVLIGYSAEDTIIQYLNRALPYNGERFAFTKNADEYENWERLGIRAMPFPSTPTSTYGALESFVGSWSARLSAEPTQRFDEIIDFVSAGPESAEVSPQETGWRLSDPALARHFRSHARAADWLSALDALGVLNALFDSDARPVESPHDWARWVRESIDDDDGELLLTVLAGHQGLLQPELWFQIWHKIYSDFNGSAGHRRLIFVLMSSQQPRESDRLSMLLSRTVEADPQTSELLLLHMLNPRLELKVQSGWGFSADHLETRLRLHWRSSSIRDAWPRLMPQLSDRSYLLSAVLDLIRLVEKTHAFFTEGDREDAISLRREQVEHAERSYRDDPYMLVVDIARDLLREQVRDQGTRDAMRLVEDRSEMVQRLALDALAEARSAEADVLVKLLMQRALPFEYRSKPEVFRLMAATYKHSSKVTRLAFIDYVRSTDRGPNDVEVSEYTRYNVFVWLSRSAGGEDPVQATRDGMEREHGFAPEEFPDLRSTRTFSRIADDPRDAEGRFRLMSLEGLVRALSEDQTLQDEYSAGPTLRELHDYLDHTVYGGVPLLDELIQQEVWNIPAWIAALQVIVRGTTWSAGDLLGRIESNAEGAADIAARLNYSVAYPENMLNRALVNAQERARLLLGLWRLANRETGAAKTADLTEWRQTARGSLARSFTGTLLRAVQQEGDEARIDEEGVVGLQQLLDAQAEDPADPSPMMLTEYASSLHFRAPEWFAEQLLPRLQVLDGSAHSNTLWAGLLARGLTGKRLRELLQEQVRTGWPQISRRLPASIEQFVQLHSICFVFDFGRPNLEWADAFLTHAPHSARARWIQSVAHFVDQEGDAGEYQELLFAHWGHRLDGQPPLSEEEQRAFLRWLVLPGIDVPLAAELFVRGPVVSVREEDLYGYYDLDEFPYEEHPESYLRVANHLMRGSLTLPPFVDQILTTTDLVVTTNAPLVRNVLNTLLGLGYSPARARLEAMG; translated from the coding sequence GTGCCGGCGGACGCGAGCTCGCCGGTTCAATTCGACGTGGTCATGGGCAAACTGGACGAGATCAGCGGGGATGTCCACAGCCGCGTGAGCGCCAGGCTGCAAGGGACGGTCAAACCGAATCCTTACCACTTCAATCTCTTACGTGTAGCAAGTGCGCATGGCATGACACCGCGAATTGTGACCACGAACTTCGATCTTCTCTTCGAAGCCGCCGCGACGGAGGTCGGACTCGATCCGGACGTGCACGTGGCCCCTGCTCTACCGCTTGGGGATGACTTCTCAGGAGTCGTCCACTTGCATGGCATACTCAATCCTCCCCCTTCTTCCCGTATGGTCCTCACTGACCGAGATTTTGGTAAGGCATATATAACCGAGGGATGGGCCACTCAGTTTCTTACGCGGATGTTTGCGCGGTACACCGTAGTCCTCATCGGCTACAGCGCTGAGGATACGATCATCCAGTACCTTAACCGCGCTCTGCCATACAATGGCGAACGGTTCGCCTTCACCAAGAATGCTGATGAGTATGAAAATTGGGAGCGGTTGGGGATTCGGGCAATGCCATTTCCGTCCACTCCCACAAGCACATATGGTGCGCTGGAGTCGTTCGTCGGCAGCTGGAGTGCACGCCTGTCGGCAGAGCCAACTCAACGATTCGACGAGATCATCGATTTCGTCTCAGCCGGCCCGGAATCAGCAGAAGTTTCGCCTCAAGAAACGGGCTGGAGACTGTCAGATCCGGCACTAGCGCGGCACTTCCGTAGCCACGCCCGAGCAGCAGATTGGCTCAGCGCACTCGACGCTCTAGGCGTGCTTAACGCACTGTTCGATTCGGACGCCCGGCCCGTGGAGAGCCCGCACGATTGGGCCCGATGGGTAAGAGAGTCGATCGACGATGACGATGGAGAGCTCCTACTTACTGTGTTGGCAGGCCACCAGGGTCTCCTGCAACCGGAACTGTGGTTTCAAATTTGGCACAAGATTTACAGCGATTTCAATGGCTCTGCCGGTCATCGCCGTCTGATCTTCGTCCTCATGTCCTCTCAGCAGCCCCGGGAGTCCGATCGCCTGTCGATGTTGCTGTCAAGGACGGTTGAGGCAGACCCACAGACAAGCGAGTTGCTGCTCTTGCACATGCTCAATCCTCGGCTAGAGCTCAAGGTGCAGAGTGGTTGGGGGTTCAGTGCTGATCATCTCGAGACTCGCCTGCGCCTGCACTGGCGCAGCTCGTCGATCCGCGACGCCTGGCCTAGGCTCATGCCTCAGCTATCTGATCGTAGCTACCTCCTGTCTGCTGTTCTGGATCTCATCCGCCTGGTTGAGAAGACCCATGCGTTCTTTACGGAGGGAGATCGCGAGGACGCGATCTCCCTCCGCAGGGAGCAGGTGGAACACGCGGAGCGGTCCTACAGAGACGACCCATACATGCTCGTGGTTGATATTGCGCGCGACCTATTACGTGAGCAGGTGCGCGACCAAGGGACACGCGATGCTATGCGCCTCGTTGAAGACCGATCGGAAATGGTTCAGCGTCTAGCGCTTGACGCGCTCGCCGAGGCCAGGAGCGCTGAAGCGGATGTGCTCGTCAAACTCCTGATGCAGCGCGCGCTTCCATTCGAGTATCGAAGTAAGCCTGAGGTGTTCAGGCTCATGGCGGCGACGTACAAACATTCCTCGAAGGTCACGCGGCTGGCCTTCATTGACTACGTCAGGAGCACCGATCGCGGGCCAAACGACGTGGAGGTGTCTGAATACACTAGATACAACGTGTTTGTGTGGCTTAGCAGATCGGCGGGTGGCGAGGATCCGGTTCAAGCCACGCGAGACGGAATGGAACGCGAGCATGGTTTCGCTCCTGAGGAGTTCCCCGACCTCAGGTCGACGCGCACCTTTTCGCGCATAGCCGATGATCCCAGGGACGCCGAAGGGCGCTTCCGGCTCATGAGTCTCGAAGGTCTGGTCCGAGCGCTCAGCGAGGATCAGACACTGCAGGATGAGTACTCGGCAGGGCCGACGCTGCGAGAGCTTCACGATTATCTTGACCACACTGTGTATGGGGGCGTACCTCTCTTAGATGAATTGATCCAACAGGAAGTCTGGAATATCCCAGCTTGGATTGCAGCCCTGCAGGTCATTGTCCGTGGAACGACCTGGTCGGCTGGCGACCTGCTCGGCCGGATCGAGAGCAACGCCGAAGGCGCGGCCGATATCGCGGCGCGACTCAATTATTCGGTTGCCTATCCGGAGAACATGCTCAACCGAGCGCTCGTCAACGCGCAAGAACGTGCCCGGCTGCTGCTGGGCCTTTGGCGACTTGCGAACCGGGAGACGGGCGCTGCCAAGACAGCAGATCTGACGGAGTGGCGGCAGACGGCGAGGGGATCACTCGCCCGCAGCTTTACAGGGACATTGCTTCGCGCGGTGCAGCAGGAGGGCGACGAAGCGCGGATTGATGAGGAGGGGGTGGTCGGGCTGCAGCAGCTATTGGACGCTCAGGCTGAAGATCCGGCAGATCCGAGCCCGATGATGCTCACCGAGTACGCGTCGAGCCTCCACTTCCGTGCTCCGGAATGGTTTGCTGAGCAACTTCTGCCACGCCTCCAGGTGCTAGACGGCAGCGCGCATTCAAACACTTTGTGGGCAGGGTTGCTCGCCCGAGGTCTCACCGGGAAACGGTTGCGAGAGCTGCTACAGGAGCAGGTTCGTACGGGATGGCCCCAGATCTCTCGCCGACTGCCGGCGTCGATCGAGCAGTTCGTACAGCTCCATTCAATCTGTTTCGTGTTCGACTTCGGACGGCCCAACCTCGAATGGGCAGACGCATTCCTGACGCATGCTCCCCACTCGGCACGAGCGCGATGGATTCAATCTGTCGCTCACTTCGTGGACCAGGAAGGAGATGCTGGCGAGTATCAGGAGCTGCTCTTCGCACACTGGGGTCACCGTCTCGACGGTCAACCCCCGTTATCAGAGGAAGAGCAGCGGGCTTTCTTGCGTTGGCTAGTCCTTCCCGGCATCGATGTCCCGCTGGCAGCAGAACTCTTTGTCCGTGGTCCAGTCGTTTCGGTTCGCGAGGAGGATCTCTATGGCTACTACGACCTCGACGAATTCCCCTACGAAGAGCACCCCGAGTCATACCTTCGCGTGGCTAATCACCTGATGCGAGGGAGTCTGACCCTGCCGCCGTTCGTCGACCAGATTCTGACTACAACCGACCTGGTTGTGACAACGAACGCGCCGCTCGTCCGGAACGTGCTCAACACCTTGCTGGGGCTCGGCTACTCGCCTGCCCGCGCACGGCTGGAAGCGATGGGGTGA
- a CDS encoding recombinase family protein, which produces MASLAQSSCVIYVRMSQDRSGEELGVARHEQECRALAGRLGLEVDQVYSDNDQSATSGKRRPAFEAMLESRPRSIIAWHQDRLLRLTKDLERVIDLGIPVYFVTSAENGLDLASPAGRAVARTVSAWSQYEGEQKRLRQVSKNVQLAKHGHWQFSNRPYGYERVEGRIAIVPAEGEILREGYRRVTAGTSYRQLAIDWNRRAVLPLFADRWTGERVQRLLENSHYGGVPSYRGEPVDLDEGKTIQWEPILTPREWADFRELKLNRKRKQSWAATPKHLMSGMLTCGVCGGQLFSHGQDVRQRTNTVNANGNPVRTPRLRSDGSRLKTISYVCFERYCTSISGEYVDAAVRAWVLRTLQDERMVPRLRPDDESVPVIEEIEDLQRRRDDVAELLGDGLIDKVKAREKLSDLSERLERKQAKLSALRAESPLSDMRLAESLPEKWDNLSVLERRRAIADLGVRLTIDPADRGPRTVDPRTGEKFTLSAWTDRRLRWTFQEE; this is translated from the coding sequence ATGGCAAGTCTTGCTCAATCGAGCTGCGTGATCTACGTCCGAATGTCCCAGGACCGCAGTGGTGAGGAGCTCGGCGTCGCACGCCACGAGCAGGAGTGTCGAGCGCTCGCGGGACGACTCGGGCTCGAGGTAGATCAGGTCTACAGCGACAATGACCAGAGCGCGACCAGCGGGAAACGCCGTCCGGCCTTCGAGGCCATGTTGGAATCGCGTCCGCGTTCGATCATCGCATGGCATCAGGATCGCCTTCTGCGCCTGACGAAAGACCTCGAGCGAGTGATTGACCTAGGCATCCCGGTGTATTTCGTCACTTCGGCGGAGAACGGGCTCGATCTAGCCTCGCCAGCCGGCCGCGCCGTCGCTCGCACAGTCTCAGCGTGGTCGCAGTACGAGGGAGAGCAGAAGCGGCTCCGCCAGGTGTCCAAGAACGTGCAGCTTGCCAAGCACGGTCACTGGCAGTTCAGCAACAGGCCGTACGGCTACGAACGCGTCGAAGGACGAATCGCGATCGTGCCCGCTGAGGGGGAAATTCTCCGGGAAGGCTATCGACGGGTCACCGCCGGGACGAGCTACAGGCAGCTCGCAATCGACTGGAATCGGCGTGCTGTCCTCCCGCTTTTTGCGGACAGATGGACAGGCGAACGGGTCCAGCGTCTGCTGGAGAACTCCCACTACGGCGGCGTACCTTCTTATAGGGGCGAGCCGGTTGATCTCGATGAAGGCAAGACCATTCAGTGGGAGCCGATTCTCACGCCACGGGAGTGGGCGGACTTTCGAGAGCTGAAGTTGAACCGCAAGCGGAAGCAGTCCTGGGCGGCGACGCCGAAGCACCTCATGAGCGGCATGCTCACCTGCGGCGTCTGCGGCGGGCAATTGTTCAGCCACGGTCAAGATGTACGGCAGCGAACGAATACAGTGAACGCGAACGGGAATCCCGTCCGTACTCCGCGCTTACGCTCGGACGGTAGCCGCCTGAAGACGATCTCCTACGTGTGCTTCGAGCGATACTGCACGTCTATCAGCGGGGAGTACGTGGACGCGGCTGTTCGTGCCTGGGTTCTCAGGACGCTGCAGGATGAGCGCATGGTTCCCCGCCTGCGCCCAGACGACGAGTCGGTGCCTGTCATCGAGGAAATTGAGGATCTACAGCGACGGCGCGATGACGTCGCCGAACTCCTCGGCGATGGGCTGATCGACAAAGTCAAGGCGCGCGAGAAGCTCTCGGACCTGAGCGAGCGCCTCGAGCGCAAGCAGGCAAAGCTCTCAGCGCTCAGAGCAGAGTCGCCTCTGAGCGACATGCGGCTTGCGGAGTCGCTCCCTGAGAAATGGGACAACCTGTCAGTGCTCGAACGTCGTCGGGCGATAGCGGACCTTGGAGTCCGGTTGACGATCGACCCGGCCGACCGTGGCCCGCGGACCGTTGACCCGCGTACTGGCGAGAAGTTCACCTTGAGCGCTTGGACTGACCGCCGGCTTCGCTGGACGTTTCAGGAGGAATAA
- a CDS encoding tyrosine recombinase XerC, whose product MDIWSSIDGFSEHLASERRLSPQTVRAYASDLRQLADFATGRDVERVDGVTLDLLRDWLWAASEAGSSKATLARRTATAKAWSAWLLRTGRVDSDVAARLRSPKTGRTLPRVVGRGPFDDLLAGLEDRAASGEPNALRDLAVVELLYASALRVSELCGLDRDDLDLDRLTVRVTGKGDKERVVPFGVPAQSAIVDYLTSARPQLVARAAANDRGPTPGAALFLGARGGRLGPRSVYTLVARLLDAVPGGGPAGPHALRHTAATHLLDGGADLRAVQELLGHASLATTQIYTHVSVERIKESYRNAHPRA is encoded by the coding sequence GTGGACATCTGGAGTAGCATCGACGGGTTCTCGGAGCACCTCGCTTCAGAGCGTCGGTTGTCGCCGCAGACCGTTCGCGCCTACGCATCCGATCTCCGGCAGCTCGCCGACTTCGCCACCGGACGCGATGTCGAGCGCGTCGACGGCGTGACGCTGGACCTCCTCCGCGACTGGCTCTGGGCAGCTTCCGAGGCCGGCTCGTCCAAGGCGACGCTCGCGCGACGCACCGCCACGGCCAAGGCCTGGAGCGCCTGGCTCCTGCGCACCGGCAGGGTCGATTCGGACGTCGCGGCACGTCTCCGGAGTCCGAAGACGGGTCGGACCCTGCCACGAGTCGTCGGCCGGGGGCCGTTCGACGACCTCCTCGCGGGGCTCGAGGACCGCGCCGCATCGGGGGAGCCGAACGCCCTCCGCGACCTCGCCGTCGTCGAACTGCTCTACGCGTCAGCGCTTCGCGTGTCCGAGCTGTGCGGACTCGACCGGGACGACCTCGACCTCGACCGGCTCACCGTCCGTGTCACTGGCAAGGGCGACAAGGAGCGGGTCGTTCCGTTCGGCGTCCCCGCTCAGTCGGCGATCGTCGACTACCTCACGAGCGCCCGCCCGCAGCTGGTCGCCCGTGCAGCCGCGAACGACCGCGGACCGACGCCCGGCGCAGCCCTCTTCCTCGGCGCGCGCGGAGGGCGGCTCGGCCCGCGCTCCGTCTACACGCTCGTCGCCCGGCTCCTCGACGCCGTGCCCGGTGGTGGTCCGGCAGGGCCTCACGCCCTGCGGCACACCGCCGCGACGCACCTGCTCGACGGGGGAGCGGACCTCCGCGCGGTCCAGGAACTCCTCGGCCACGCGAGTCTCGCGACGACGCAGATCTACACGCACGTCTCCGTCGAACGCATCAAGGAGAGCTACCGCAACGCCCACCCACGGGCCTGA
- a CDS encoding murein hydrolase activator EnvC produces MMTSIASWFLISCLVLLAPVSTSGAAPAWSWPIAPPHVVTEPFVAPPDPYSAGHRGIDIAASPGQPVAAAAAGVVTFSGTVVDRPLVVIRHDDGHVSSIEPVVGSVDVGSRVTRGAPIGTVDVGGHCADGCVHFGVRLDGVYVNPMLLLGEVPPAVLLPLTATAEAQARGWALR; encoded by the coding sequence ATGATGACCTCGATCGCCAGTTGGTTCCTCATCTCCTGCCTGGTGCTCCTCGCACCCGTGAGCACGTCTGGGGCGGCGCCGGCCTGGAGCTGGCCGATCGCTCCCCCGCACGTCGTCACCGAGCCGTTCGTCGCGCCGCCCGACCCCTACAGCGCCGGCCACCGGGGTATCGACATCGCGGCATCACCCGGTCAGCCGGTCGCCGCAGCAGCCGCCGGCGTCGTGACGTTCAGCGGGACGGTGGTCGACCGCCCACTCGTCGTGATCCGGCACGACGACGGACACGTCTCGAGCATCGAGCCGGTGGTGGGTTCGGTCGACGTCGGTAGCCGCGTGACCCGCGGGGCACCGATCGGGACGGTCGACGTCGGCGGACACTGCGCCGACGGCTGCGTGCACTTCGGGGTGCGGCTCGACGGCGTCTACGTCAATCCGATGCTGCTGCTCGGCGAGGTGCCACCGGCCGTCCTGCTCCCACTGACCGCGACGGCGGAGGCTCAGGCCCGTGGGTGGGCGTTGCGGTAG
- the rpsB gene encoding 30S ribosomal protein S2 translates to MAVVTIRQLLDSGVHFGHQTRRWNPKMKRFIFTERSGIYIIDLQQSLGYIDQAFDFVKETVAHGGTILFVGTKKQAQEVIAEQATRVGQPYVNQRWLGGLLTNFQTVSKRLARMKELEELDFEDASKSGFTKKELLIKKRELDKLHKSLGGIRNLSKTPSALWVVDTKKEHLAIDEARKLGIPVIGILDTNCDPDEVTYPIPGNDDAIRSVGLLTRIIADAAAEGLIQRHQKPTEGDAPAEPLAEWEQELLQGGEQGSAETEKVADEAIAATDAVEAAPAVEDVEVAATESAADAEGAAAAVVADEK, encoded by the coding sequence ATGGCCGTCGTAACCATCCGCCAGCTGCTCGACAGCGGCGTGCACTTCGGGCACCAGACCCGCCGTTGGAACCCGAAGATGAAGCGCTTCATCTTCACCGAGCGTTCCGGCATCTACATCATCGACCTGCAGCAGTCGCTCGGCTACATCGACCAGGCCTTCGACTTCGTCAAGGAGACGGTCGCCCACGGTGGCACCATCCTCTTCGTCGGCACGAAGAAGCAGGCGCAGGAAGTCATCGCCGAGCAGGCGACGCGCGTCGGCCAGCCCTACGTCAACCAGCGTTGGCTCGGTGGCCTCCTCACCAACTTCCAGACGGTGTCGAAGCGACTCGCCCGCATGAAGGAGCTCGAGGAGCTCGACTTCGAAGACGCCTCCAAGAGCGGCTTCACCAAGAAGGAACTCCTCATCAAGAAGCGCGAGCTGGACAAGCTCCACAAGTCGCTCGGTGGTATCCGCAACCTCTCGAAGACGCCGTCGGCGCTCTGGGTCGTCGACACCAAGAAGGAGCACCTCGCGATCGACGAGGCGCGCAAGCTCGGCATCCCGGTCATCGGCATCCTCGACACCAACTGCGACCCCGACGAGGTCACCTACCCGATCCCGGGTAACGACGACGCGATCCGTTCCGTCGGCCTGCTGACGCGCATCATCGCCGACGCCGCCGCCGAGGGTCTCATCCAGCGCCACCAGAAGCCGACCGAGGGCGACGCCCCGGCCGAGCCGCTCGCCGAGTGGGAGCAGGAGCTGCTCCAGGGCGGCGAGCAGGGTTCCGCCGAGACCGAGAAGGTCGCCGATGAGGCGATCGCCGCAACCGACGCCGTCGAGGCAGCCCCGGCTGTCGAAGACGTCGAGGTCGCTGCAACCGAGTCCGCCGCCGACGCCGAGGGCGCAGCTGCCGCCGTCGTCGCCGACGAGAAGTAA
- the tsf gene encoding translation elongation factor Ts gives MANFSLADLKVLREQLGTGMVDTKNALVEADGDVEKATEILRLKGAKGNAKRADRSTSEGLVAAKENGDTATLIELACETDFVAKGEKFLALADLVLDAVVAAGATTVDEGNAAPADGKTVAEVIADSAAIIGEKFELRRLAVVRGEHFAVYLHKTNKDLPAQVGVVVGYTGDDAETARSIAQHISFANPSYLSRDDVPADEVEKEREIVTEISKNEGKPEAALPKIVEGRVTSYFKQVALLEQDYAKDNKLSVQKVLADAGLTVTGFARFKVGA, from the coding sequence ATGGCCAACTTTTCTCTCGCTGACCTGAAGGTGCTGCGCGAGCAGCTCGGCACCGGCATGGTCGACACCAAGAACGCACTCGTCGAAGCCGATGGCGACGTCGAGAAGGCGACCGAGATCCTGCGTCTCAAGGGTGCGAAGGGTAACGCGAAGCGTGCCGACCGCTCCACGAGCGAGGGCCTCGTCGCCGCGAAGGAGAACGGCGACACCGCCACGCTCATCGAGCTCGCCTGCGAGACCGACTTCGTCGCGAAGGGCGAGAAGTTCCTCGCTCTGGCCGACCTCGTCCTCGACGCGGTCGTCGCCGCCGGCGCGACCACCGTCGACGAGGGGAACGCGGCTCCGGCCGACGGCAAGACCGTCGCCGAGGTCATCGCGGACTCCGCTGCGATCATCGGTGAGAAGTTCGAGCTCCGCCGCCTCGCGGTGGTGCGCGGTGAGCACTTCGCCGTCTACCTCCACAAGACCAACAAGGACCTGCCCGCGCAGGTCGGCGTGGTCGTCGGCTACACGGGCGACGACGCGGAGACGGCTCGCAGCATCGCGCAGCACATCTCGTTCGCCAACCCGTCCTACCTCAGCCGCGACGACGTCCCGGCCGACGAGGTCGAGAAGGAGCGCGAGATCGTCACCGAGATCTCGAAGAACGAGGGCAAGCCCGAGGCTGCACTGCCGAAGATCGTCGAGGGCCGCGTGACCTCGTACTTCAAGCAGGTCGCGCTCCTCGAGCAGGACTACGCCAAGGACAACAAGCTGTCCGTGCAGAAGGTGCTCGCTGACGCGGGCCTCACCGTGACCGGGTTCGCCCGCTTCAAGGTCGGCGCGTAG
- the pyrH gene encoding UMP kinase, with protein MPEKKRRVLLKLSGEAFGGGQLGVNPDVVGSIAREIAEATAEVEVAVVVGGGNFFRGAELSQRGMDRGRADYMGMLGTVMNALALQDFLEQAGAATRVQSAIAMTQVAEPYIPLRAERHLEKGRVVIFGAGAGLPYFSTDTVSAQRALEIGAVEVLVAKNGVDGVYTADPRVDPTATKIDTISYQEALQRGLKVVDSTAFSLCMDNGMPMRVFGMEPAGNVTAAIRGAAIGTLVTSA; from the coding sequence ATGCCGGAGAAGAAGCGCAGGGTACTGCTCAAGCTGTCAGGTGAGGCGTTCGGAGGCGGCCAGTTGGGCGTCAATCCCGACGTGGTCGGGTCGATCGCCCGCGAGATCGCTGAGGCGACCGCCGAGGTCGAGGTCGCAGTGGTCGTCGGAGGCGGCAACTTCTTCCGCGGAGCCGAGCTCAGCCAGCGCGGCATGGACCGCGGCCGAGCCGACTACATGGGCATGCTCGGAACGGTCATGAACGCCCTGGCGCTCCAGGACTTCCTGGAACAGGCGGGTGCCGCCACGCGCGTGCAGTCGGCCATCGCCATGACGCAGGTCGCCGAGCCGTACATCCCGCTCCGTGCCGAGCGACACCTCGAGAAGGGCCGCGTCGTCATCTTCGGAGCGGGCGCCGGACTCCCGTACTTCTCGACCGACACCGTCTCGGCACAGCGCGCGCTCGAGATCGGAGCCGTCGAGGTCCTCGTTGCCAAGAACGGCGTCGACGGCGTCTACACCGCCGACCCCCGCGTCGACCCGACGGCGACGAAGATCGACACCATCTCCTATCAGGAGGCGCTCCAGCGCGGCCTCAAGGTCGTCGACTCGACGGCCTTCAGCCTCTGCATGGACAACGGCATGCCGATGCGCGTCTTCGGCATGGAGCCGGCCGGCAACGTCACGGCGGCCATCCGCGGTGCCGCGATCGGCACCCTCGTCACCTCCGCCTAG
- the frr gene encoding ribosome recycling factor has protein sequence MIADVLSDVSTRMSKAVEAAKDDFATVRTGRANPQLFQKVLVSYYGTPTPLAQLASLQNQEARTIVVTPYDKSALRDIEQAIRDIPNLGANPTNDGTVIRVTMPELTAERRKEYVKIVRGKGEDAKVSIRNIRRKGKDDLEALKSEVGDDDVARGEKELEAVTKSHIDAVDAALKAKETELLSI, from the coding sequence GTGATCGCGGATGTCCTCTCGGATGTTAGTACCCGGATGTCGAAGGCCGTCGAGGCCGCGAAGGATGACTTCGCCACGGTGCGTACGGGTCGCGCCAACCCCCAGCTGTTCCAGAAGGTCCTGGTGAGCTACTACGGCACGCCGACGCCGCTGGCGCAGCTCGCCTCCCTGCAGAACCAGGAAGCTCGCACGATCGTCGTGACGCCCTACGACAAGTCCGCATTGCGCGACATCGAGCAGGCGATCCGCGACATCCCGAACCTCGGCGCCAACCCGACGAACGACGGCACCGTCATCCGGGTCACCATGCCCGAACTGACCGCTGAGCGTCGCAAGGAATACGTCAAGATCGTCCGCGGCAAGGGTGAAGACGCGAAGGTGTCGATCCGCAACATCCGTCGCAAGGGCAAGGACGACCTCGAGGCGCTCAAGAGCGAGGTCGGCGATGACGACGTCGCACGCGGCGAGAAGGAGCTCGAGGCCGTCACGAAGTCCCACATCGACGCCGTCGACGCCGCGCTGAAGGCCAAGGAGACCGAGCTGCTCTCCATCTGA
- a CDS encoding phosphatidate cytidylyltransferase — protein sequence MEDDVAPGRSSDPSKPEPGRSGKSGPQELRSQLKDRRAKFERQVDAKRADIERQVQATKAQFDATNERIEARVGRNLVNAILIGVAAGGIMLVSLIIFKVIFVVLASAVVAFATLELRKALEQTGRRVPAIPTVISAVAMQPAAFFLHDVWRWSVVLLGILLVIVWRVAEQAIASKRTDLPTLVRDLASGTFIQVYVPFLASFAVFLVAQPEGEWWTLAFLILVICVDVGAYVSGLSFGKHKMAPVISPNKTWEGFAGAGVVSVVAGVLLAILMLGVPWWVGVLLGLLLLGSATVGDLAESLIKRDIGVKDMSSWLPGHGGFLDRLDSILPSAVVAYVVYLLFGGLAV from the coding sequence GTGGAAGACGATGTCGCTCCCGGGCGATCGAGCGATCCGTCGAAGCCCGAGCCCGGCCGGTCCGGCAAGTCGGGTCCGCAGGAGTTGCGGTCCCAGCTGAAGGACCGGCGCGCGAAGTTCGAGCGGCAGGTCGACGCCAAACGTGCCGACATCGAACGGCAGGTCCAGGCGACGAAGGCGCAGTTCGACGCGACGAACGAACGCATCGAGGCGAGGGTCGGCCGCAACCTCGTGAACGCCATCCTCATCGGGGTGGCCGCAGGCGGCATCATGCTCGTGAGCCTGATCATCTTCAAGGTGATCTTCGTCGTCCTGGCCTCGGCCGTGGTGGCCTTCGCCACGCTGGAGCTGCGGAAGGCCCTCGAGCAGACCGGGCGCCGGGTGCCGGCGATCCCGACCGTCATCTCGGCCGTCGCGATGCAGCCGGCGGCGTTCTTCCTCCACGACGTCTGGCGTTGGTCCGTCGTCCTGCTCGGCATCCTGCTCGTCATCGTCTGGCGCGTGGCCGAGCAGGCCATCGCTTCGAAGCGGACCGACCTTCCCACGCTCGTCCGCGACCTCGCGTCCGGAACGTTCATCCAGGTCTACGTCCCCTTCCTCGCCTCCTTCGCCGTGTTCCTCGTCGCCCAGCCCGAGGGCGAATGGTGGACGCTGGCGTTCCTGATCCTCGTCATCTGCGTCGACGTCGGTGCTTATGTGAGCGGCCTGTCGTTCGGCAAGCACAAGATGGCGCCGGTGATCAGCCCGAACAAGACCTGGGAGGGCTTCGCCGGAGCGGGGGTCGTCTCGGTCGTGGCCGGCGTGCTGCTCGCCATCCTCATGCTCGGTGTCCCGTGGTGGGTCGGTGTCCTGCTCGGTCTGCTGCTCCTCGGCAGTGCCACGGTCGGCGACCTCGCGGAGTCGCTCATCAAGCGCGACATCGGCGTGAAGGACATGAGCTCGTGGCTTCCCGGGCACGGGGGATTCCTCGACCGCCTGGACTCGATCCTGCCGTCGGCGGTCGTCGCCTACGTGGTGTACCTCCTGTTCGGCGGACTCGCGGTCTGA